Below is a window of Uloborus diversus isolate 005 chromosome 3, Udiv.v.3.1, whole genome shotgun sequence DNA.
AACTTAAAGGGTAAAAAGTTTATGTActtgaaaatatgaataaaaatacatGAGACAGCGTGGATAAAGTACAAAAACAAGTAACAACATAAAAATTAAACCTGAGTAAGaaattaaggaatttttttaaactcttattttGTCAGTTTCCATTTACAGGAGTCAAATCGTGCACTTACAAAATGAGACATCCACAACTTTCCCAtttttattggtatttttaaaatcatttcttcgTTTTTGTAtgacttaaaaattttttgttgtttatagaggcattttcttgatttttcagatatatggggggggggggacagattaTTCAATTCCTCTCTTATGAAATCCTCTTGATCTTTGAAGAAGTTTCAGACTGCAACAgtgtaaaatgtacaaaaaaaaaaaaaaaaaaaaaaaagctgcggaATGTTGAACATTAATGCTTgtccattttataatattttttccatGCTCAATTTGTAATTTAAACTGGTAAGATCTATTATTCAACTAATtgtgtattttcaattttttattcgaaATCTGCATAAATGTTGTATTTTGGCTAATATATTTAAATGCTTTGGAGCATGGGAAGAAATCACAtaagattgaacaaaaaaaaatatattaatgtgtAATGTTACGTTTAAAAGACCTTGCATTCCACGTTCTTTTTTCTGAATTTCGATTTTTCGCTTCACCCTACTGTTTaaggcaaaaaaatttaatagcataTATTGAAGGTCAATACTCAGTAGAACATTACTGGAAAATATAACAGGAATTAATAAGatatttaattaataagaaattaaatgcaaactttccagggaaaattttaaagtttggaaTTCCAGGGGAGAAATGTCTCACTTTCCCCACTATATGTAAGCTGAATTTAGTATTGAATATAATATTCTTCTGGATATCCTTTTCCACACACACAAGTTTGTAGAGGATTGAATACCAGCTGAATCAAGTATGACATTACACGAAAAAGTGAACCCTTGTCCCGCATGTGACAGTttatgtacagtagaccctcgttttacacagGTTTATTTTATGCAGTTTTGATTATATGCGGTTTAAGAATTGACACCTTCACTTTACGCGAATGACTTTTGGTTCGATGCGGATGCAGCAATgctaacagataaaattttttcctcttccaaattccaaactcctaaagattgcagattacgcgtaatcaactgcattttggcgtgctaataatcgagctcgggccactggagacattttatgtgattggttccagagctctttctagaagtaaagttattaaactcacacagttcagaactcactggaagaagggcttttaggagtgacaaaggaggccaaaaccaatgaggataccAACGCtagtgacacacaaccaaaaatgttcacattgaaaatgttgagccattcctagacaacagaaataatctttttaatttgttagtgaagaaatattctatcatggaaatgacgcaagtgatcatggatgtgttagtgctctgcaaagaattacagagaaaaattctttatgACTGCCAAAAGATCATCAgcgccagctcctctttataaacaggacacaaaattaatttacgttttctttatgcatgttgtgaataaaagtcgatataagtacacactaaacttattatacaattagtcatcactagaatgaaatattttgttatctactgaaccaaacccctattttaacactagtattaggtctcaatttacgatgttttaatttacgcggcatttccgtggaatgtaacccctgcgtaaaatgaggttctactgtatttcaataaaaagtaataattttaaagggtaatgtcaaattttttgctcaagaaaGCACACATgagtttgtaatttgttacagagaaaaaatttgttcattaatattctaAAGAATTATATTTAATGAAATACTATATGAGGCGTCATAtgcaggacaaaatgaccgttttcactggacttcttaaaaataaagatatagtACCTTTCCACAAGCTCTACAATGATGCCTTCTTTTTAGCACAGTAAATTTCATTCCACAATGCATGCAATTTGGAGCTGCTGAATCAGGTATCCAAAATGGTTTTACTTTTCCAATCTGATTTTGTTCTACAGTTACAGAGTTTGCTCCTGTGtagcaaaattcaaatttagaacACATACAGACATatattaacaaaaacattttaaaagatgaaatattTACCAGAAATATCAACGTTATCATCAGAAGCATCACCGGATAGTGGATCCACATCTGGATTGAAAGTATCAGACTGATATGAATTAGTTTCCTCATTCACTTCAGAAGCATTATTACGAGAAGGAATATTAAGAGTGGTAGGGCGCTGTAAACGTGAAGGATAATCTGCTTTTGATGGTGTCAATTCAGATACTTCACAACAATTAAAAGAAGCATTTGAACCTTCGATCGAATGAGTCACGTCATTACAGATTGATTGAGATTCTGAATTAGAGTCAAACTTGTTATCTACCAGGGTATTCTTATCACATTCACTAGGCACATTCAACTGCTCAAAACCGAGACCATCTTGAACAGAAACTTTCAACTTATTTGAAGCCTCTTCAACCAAATCTTCAACTTGAATGTTTAAGTCTTTTGCCATGTTAACTTTATCAACTGATGCTAAAACATTGTCACTTTCCAATGCTATATTATCAGTATTGCTCATACTATTTTGTGTCTTatcaaaattttcaagtttagGTCTTGCACCTGTTACATTTTCAGGTATTTgatcatttgtatttttttcaaaacagcacTCATTGGCTGGCATGAAATTAGTATTGTTTCCTGAACTTTCTGAAGATATAAGGGTGTTGAAATTCATTTCAGTTACTTCGTTTGATTTAGAAATATTAACAATGttactgtcattattttccattaAAGGCTCTTCTTCCTCAACATACTCAAGTTCTGGAGAATTGCTTGCACTTCCTGAGGTTGCAGCTTCAGTATTTAATTCTGTAGGACTATTACCACTAATATCTTCTTGAGAACTTACACCAGAATCCTGTTCGAATTCATCATCAGATGgatcttcaatgtaaatattttgatcGAAAAACTGATCATTTACTAGTTTAACTTCAGCATCTAATTCAGAATTAGAAACAGAAGATATATTAACCTGAACACTACACTCTGAACTGCTTATTTCGTCACTTGGGTAAACATTTGAAGCTTCTACATTGTCAGAGCTTAGTAGCAGTGAAGAGTCAGTGGGTGTTTCTTTAGCACATAtttcttttacagttaaaaatgaaGTTAATGCATCACTGTTACTTTTACTATCATTTCCTGTTAATCCATTTTCAATAGCTatcatatttgcacaatttttaatgcTTACAATGTTTTGTTCCGGACTAATAATATTGACACATTTTTCTTGTTGCACTGAAGAAATGAGATCAACATCATACTTGTCATTACATTTATCAATGAATTCATTTTCTGAAACTTTAGCTTCTGTACAGTTCTGAATATTACCAAAATCTAAGAAATTTTTCCCATATTTTAAAGAAGCAGTATCTACAACTAAATCATTCTGTATTCTTACAAAACTATCTGATGATATGGCAGTATTAACTTCTAACTCAGAAGTGTTTCTTACTATACTTCTTTTGAGCATAGAAATACATAGAATTTCTTCTTGCGAACTGTTTTCATTTTCTCTTGAATTTAAGTTTTGAGCATTTGATGACGGATCTAGATTTACATTTGAGTTGTGCTGTATATAATCAGAAGATGCAAagtctttgtaaaatatttcataatcatAGAGCTTTGAAGTTTGATCACTATTAATCAAACAtgatttattgtttaaatcttCTAATGTATTAGAATCATGTACATCAGTGGAGTTTAAGCCCTTAGGAATATGTACATCAAATGTTAAACATCTATTCAATTTCTCACATGAATCTATCGTGAAAGTTTCATCATTTAGAAATTTCTGGGGAAACCGATCATCATGAGTGATCTGAGCAGAATCAAAGGCAATTTCCTCAAAATCAGATCTTTTTTCTTCCTTCAGGATATTTTCTGTTGAATTAGCTTTAcaattgcttatgaaattattaGATACTACACACTTGGAGACTGCTTCTTCTTGATAAACAAGTCTTTCAAGGTTCTTTAAAGCTGCAATTTAATTGTTAACATTAATATTCATCAaacttaaatttagttatttaccaaattatttaaattacattttgtaCTGTGGATTAAATTTTACTTAGCATAAAAATGATAATATATGAATTAAAGACTATggctatataaatttaaaaaaaaaaaaagatataaatgtgaacaatatatgatatataatttttattgtaagTAGACTCAAACTATGTAattcaaaaatgttatttatcCTTTATTCATAAACCAATTTTGAAATTCAATGATATAACAAAAAATTGCCTGTTTTCCCagttttttaaaccaaatgtTAATAAATGGTGTCTTATAAGCTTAACAAATACTAATAATATATTTCTGAGAACTGCAGCTTCGAAGGGAAAGAAATTCAGGGATTTTATTATTGAGTACTCTATATTTATTGCTCCAAATAGTATAAACCAATTTGTACGAGTAAGGATGCCaaaggagtatttttttttcaaaaaataacaaaaagttaaAACCTATAGTTTAagccaaaacagaaaaaaaaagtttgaaggaAATTGATCATTCAAGAATAATGTCATGAGAGTGCAAAATTCGGCGAGTGCAAAATACCTTGGAgtgcaatatttttcaatgaaattgttGTGAAGTAAAACATCAAATTCAAACATGCTTATTTAAATAAACTCTGACAAGTTTATCTGAAGTAAGCATATTTTGTTCCCAAATTCATTTGCAGCTCAATCTGTTGTTACATTactagctatatatatatatttgtatcaTTCTATATAATGAGTGGGGAAATTCATACGTGAATAACTTTGAGTAGCTGTTGATTGCCTTTTACTGAATAATTGAATAActccaaaacaaaaacatgaCTATGCTTGCTATTTTGGGGAAGGGAGTTAACAtgtaacaaaattttgcaaaaagaaaactttttgtgtACAGTTTgtggaaaatgaaatgttttccagGCTGCATTTCCTTGTCTTACATTACCTGCATAGTGATATTGTGACAGTAACCCAACTTTACTCCAATAACTTTCCTTTTCAATGAACTCCCAAAGAATATATCCCTTAATATCAGAAGACAAGTTACCAGAACCGAACTTGTTGATAAGTTTAGAAATTGCACAACTGTCTACTATCATATTTTACGGGGTTTGTTTGAATTATTTCCTCTTTCAGACAGGCAGATACCCTTCTTACCCCCCTCTGGATACACCCACGGTCACTAACTACTaagtcaaaatattaattttcaagtttATATCCCTCAATTTCATACGCTCAGATTGTGGTGACAAAGCCACTGAAGTTACATCATACCACATGCATATCTTTATATGATTACTAGCGGACACAAGTATGCAAGCTCTTCAATACGAATTCTGATATGTAGacaataaaaaagtgaaaaaaaaaaagtttaaatggtaaaaaaaaaaaaactcctacccccccccccttttattttgaGCTGGATCGCCCTGAAAATGTTCTTTGTTTGCATGTATGCAAGATATGATGGTTTTCTGCAATGTCAAatgtaaagcaacattttttaaaatagaatctTTCAAGAGTCAAAGGAAACAAGCGATATATCTGAATGAGCAATATAACAACGGATTactggaattaaaaaataaaaattcctcaagaaactACAACTGTGATGAAATGGTCATCGTTTTTAACACATTAATGTCAAAAGtaatgaagataaaataaaattttatatttttcaagaaaataattaaaaaacaataaaacaccacatattgtattattttcaaaagtCTAGTCtgcattgcaataaatatccaaTTTGGTTTTTGGACAcatcttgtctacttccatcctACAAATGACCAAATGTGACAagtgtgctaaaaatttaaataaatagatttctgaatttgtagcataaaagtgatactaaaaacaaaagtaataaaggataaaattgaaaagataaatattttgcacatttcaagaaagtaattttaaaaatgatttacagcacaatttgtattattttcaaaagtttacaTTGCACTAAACGCCCAGTTCCGTTTTGTTTTGTCAACTTGTCAATTGTTCGTTAAGCACTTAAGCGTCTTGCCAACTTCTGTCTTATGAATGAACAAATGCGCTTACTATGTTCTACACGTAATCGAAATTTTGAAGAATGCGAAACTACAGTCAGCCCCGCTTAAACGGATATCAACAGTTCCGACATGTCTTATTCGATTAAGCGAGGCACTTGATTATACGCTATACGGTGAATACAAGAAACGAATATTTGAAGTATTTTGCTGGTATAATATTCATTATACTATGATAAATCGTAAACGATTCTTTACATGAATATACACacgaatttcatcaaaattaaaatactgaatgCTTtcatgtaaatgataaaaaaatttcatgtattaCATATGTGAGCAcataaaaaacttatatttttactatgtttaatttcttcttaaagaacttttcctcaattttatcagcGTTTTGGTTTATTCTTGAAACCTGAATTTAGAAATCTCAAATTCTTTCGCAATTATCAGACtatgtattttcttatttttaattgtcTCCAAAACTTTTAACTGAATACATAAGCTTACATCTTtcctttttgcatttattttaccaCACGGTCAGTCGAAAGCAGAGCAGAAAATTAACAGTCAACCAATTTCAGAAAAAGTCTTTCTGTATTCTCCAGCGACAACTTCCTCAAACATCAAACCAAGTCTAACAATGTTATTGACAACCGTCTCTTCCAAGAACTAAATAGCCCTGAGAACCACTTTTCTATAGAGAAAACAGCCAAGTTCTTTGGGGCATTAGACAGGACATTGGTCGGACAGGACCAATCTAAGGAATATTTTAATCCCCGATCACAGCATGTGATCCAATTCTTCCAACTCTCCAAACACCCAACCCGTGATGCATTTTACAGCCTGAGATAAGATTACAGCTAAAAGCCAACTAGGATAACTATTAGCCCCTCTTTGTGCTTTGTTACAAGTGACCTTTTACTTTCCCGAGGTTGTGAACTGGGATTTCTCCCCaagaaatagatgaaaaattcGACTGGAACTAAAAGTTAAACTCGGGCAAACTTTGAATGTATGCGATTAAACAGGGtatggatgaaaaaaatatttcctaaagcGGGGAATTTTAACATTATTGCTATAGGATTGTTTTTTGTTCCACAGATTTACATTCCTATGAGCAGGGTATTCAATGATCTGTTACTTGATTAAGTGGGGACGACTGTACCAAGTCCACTTTGGGTCATTCTATGTCAAAGTTATAGCAGCATTGTCCTTTCTTAATGAGTCTTGTCCTTTCTTAACGAGTAGATAGATGCTTTGCATGCAGTAGATAGAGAAGTGCTTTGGAAATAGCAGATTGTCCTTTCTTAATGAGTCTTGTCTGTCaaccaagagttttttttttcatggttttatttcgatattaaaattctgcatttaAGCAATTCTTAGCACAGAAATTTCTTTGCACAGTGAGTTCAATATTTTTGTATGAATCTAATCTCACCCCTAAATTCATAGTGGTTAGAAAATAGTCGTAAGAAAGTACTCATATAAGAAACAATATAAAAAGCAACAAACTTACACACTAtgataactgaaaaaatatattttgcgtaAAATGTTCTAGAAGATATTGCTCATCAGCAATAAGTCACACAATCACAAAAATTACTGCATAAATCAAAACTTTATTCTGTTTCTTGCCAAAAAACTTGCAAAGTTTAGTTTACACAAGAAGTGCATGGTGGCACATAAGCAAATGATATAATCAACAGCGACACATAAAATTTCAGCATAGATAAAAATTATGCAAATGGCCTACTACCAACAGGTAGGTTATAAGATccggagactgcagttttgtcgtGGTTATTAGAACATACAGTTACTGAACAGGAGATAGTCTCTAGCAGGCGCGGATCTACACAGAGGGTCATGATCCCCCTCTCcctaaagatagcctaaaactcGGTTTTAAAgatttctatttcaaaaaatttgcccCTGACCCCTCATTTTTGATCGAAAATGACTTACCAAATGACCCCcttcaaaaccagaagctggattgGCCCTTGATCTCTAGATGCCATAACTGAGCATTAAGTACATTTAACTCTCACTAAATGGATCATTTGCTTACTTTGATGATCAACTCATctgtatttttaatgaagttcTGCCTAAATCCTGACTAAGGGGCAGAAATTTACTATCTTTGACTTTCTATTTTTGAATTGAACCGCACCAAGCTTGTGGACTTTTGCTGGTGTGCTAAATCCATTTTAGCTGCCAGATTCTTGGAAAATCTGCTTCAATGAGAGCTCATCTGCATCCACCTCAGTCATTGACCATTCCAGACAAGAAAGAAACAGTCATCTCTGGATGTAATAACCTGCTGTCAGTAATTTTAATGCAGTtatgccttagtcctggcttacGTACTTACTGCTTTAACtattcattattaatttagaTAATTAAAACCAACCAGTTTAAACATATAATATTTTATGCACATTGTAGTAGTCAGGATTAAATAAGTTAACAGTGGTGTTGCATAAAATCTTAATTTGCTCTAAAGttgtctttctttattttttgaagatgTGCCACAATTAATGAAGTAATTAATCGTTAAATCAAGCAAGGGTTTTAAATCGACAAACTATTACCTTCTGTCTCTTCAAAATCATCTAAAACTTTATCAATGTCCACAGTATACTTTTCCATGCTCATCCCTAGAGGTGAATAAAAATGGTTACATGTTCGAATTATCAATCAAAGTTTTGAACATTTAGAATGCTTAGGTGTCAATTATATTTctgacataatattttttttttagattacttttattaaataaaaaagaatatcaGTAActaaactttctttctttcttttttttggaggcACCACAGAAAAGAAATCCAAAACAAACTAAATCCTCTTCAAGGAAAATGAAGTCATCATAGCAAAGTTTTAAAACAGCATTGGacaattttcattatcaaaacaAACAGCattcaaaagaatttaaaagaaaactaaatctATGTCATCTCATGATATGAAAGTTCTTTCAGTTGATACAACTTCTGAGCATCAAATGAACAATATGAACATTACTGAAAATGCAAGCACTGATATCATGTAAACAAAACAGCCGCACATATAATTgcatgcaagttttattttaaaacattgcagttacaaataattaatttgaaagtTCACCATCAGGACACTGTCATCACGGCGCTATTGACCTTCAGCATGAAATTACATCATGAACTAACTACAGTGACAAAATATCACGTTCTAAAGTATCAAAAAAGCAATATATTAAAACTGAGTGTGCGACTTATCAAATGACGGAAGGCGTCGCCATTTCTAACGACGAAACATTATATTGCAAAATCGTCAAGAACCACAACACAAATCATTTCATAAGCACTGTATACAAGGAATAGTGAAAACACACACGCATAGCAGCAGTACAGTGCTGCAAGTTGCATTGCAACTTATTAATAAGCATTGGCTCAACTGTGGCTGCGAACGAAAGAAATCGGAAATGTCAAGATTTTTTCCTAACTAAGGTCTCAAATGTGATATAATTTgcgtatttttattaaaaaattgtttgttttgttttttgttttagttgtccactaaatttttactaattttataacaGGTTGTCACTCTTTCCGTTTTGTGGAGTGCAGAGGGGTGGAGTGCGACGGCGGAGTTGCAGACCGTCCGTTAAATACAGCGAAATCCAGCCGCCATATTTGAAAAAGGTTGCtagattcttttgtttatcgccctATTTGgcaataagcaaaatgaagcaaTTCTTTTGATACAATCGTTACGGATCAAGTTAAGTTACTTCATTAATGGtgtacagttaagaaaaaaaaacatttaacagaaacaattttttatttttaatgatttaaatcatagactaataataagagtagaccgagctatggcaacccttttgctgctcataaaccaaaccatgtgactggtggatatcctagcaacagcgggcgttgatcgtagcagacgatcaacgccaacgcgaaataaaataaatagaatttatggaacacggaagaatgatcttttatggagtccgatttgtaaatttgttattctaagttgtaaatattttgttaatatagtgagtttttcgtttagatagtattgtgcattttcttcagtcaatttcaataactctctaagcaataaaagatgcaagcgaccaagaagaatcagcaaacggtaaga
It encodes the following:
- the LOC129219001 gene encoding zinc finger FYVE domain-containing protein 9-like, with the translated sequence MSMEKYTVDIDKVLDDFEETEALKNLERLVYQEEAVSKCVVSNNFISNCKANSTENILKEEKRSDFEEIAFDSAQITHDDRFPQKFLNDETFTIDSCEKLNRCLTFDVHIPKGLNSTDVHDSNTLEDLNNKSCLINSDQTSKLYDYEIFYKDFASSDYIQHNSNVNLDPSSNAQNLNSRENENSSQEEILCISMLKRSIVRNTSELEVNTAISSDSFVRIQNDLVVDTASLKYGKNFLDFGNIQNCTEAKVSENEFIDKCNDKYDVDLISSVQQEKCVNIISPEQNIVSIKNCANMIAIENGLTGNDSKSNSDALTSFLTVKEICAKETPTDSSLLLSSDNVEASNVYPSDEISSSECSVQVNISSVSNSELDAEVKLVNDQFFDQNIYIEDPSDDEFEQDSGVSSQEDISGNSPTELNTEAATSGSASNSPELEYVEEEEPLMENNDSNIVNISKSNEVTEMNFNTLISSESSGNNTNFMPANECCFEKNTNDQIPENVTGARPKLENFDKTQNSMSNTDNIALESDNVLASVDKVNMAKDLNIQVEDLVEEASNKLKVSVQDGLGFEQLNVPSECDKNTLVDNKFDSNSESQSICNDVTHSIEGSNASFNCCEVSELTPSKADYPSRLQRPTTLNIPSRNNASEVNEETNSYQSDTFNPDVDPLSGANSVTVEQNQIGKVKPFWIPDSAAPNCMHCGMKFTVLKRRHHCRACGKVLCSRCCNLRAHLAYLNKEDRICQQCWEIIFSTPTIDSASMSGVDSQSSSSCGSSPNFPSSPQVSNSNLSDKNIWRPHPNNPDDYCSTIPPLQQIQLSGQKPPPTVMVPIGVLKRGNKPRREPKQVIFSDGIRPGGDLTDLTESAEVVPAYRRMGRKRVDKFFFGESAASDLSPISHLRNKQRKIIVTDAEGSLPAIFLPQDCAADQTFEWPQIFERLQDEDKKPVNFALMKNMHLFVKLIKLDCCFGKECWCFTSHGLCTVGQDEVMVILERLPEEKVVPRGILKLFSYIYDSASKGCTFDDLGHVIFPEPILGSNDHRGFLFVRPTFQCLSKLIVPNTPFLVAILIHKWEVPWAKVFPLRLMLRLGAECRYYPCSLVSVRYRKPVYFEIGQTIMSVLADLRNYQFTVPVIPGLVVHMEEKKTCVNIPRNRYEKVMKVLNSNNVEHVLALGSNFSTKADSHLVCMQKEEGDYQTQAINIENTTRRVTGASFIVFSGALKSSSGLSAKFSIVEDGLLVQIPQETMVVLHMALRDMRDLTINCGQINANEPEEVVMIQWTRDDKKFNIGVRSPIDGRSLEGVPNLRIHTSTDYAGENFLIRWTEVFFLDVDEAGNNFQNELVDPCRLAETIAQSCCMALTPFLDKLAEGELTKIGLRVTLDTERDKVEYDIGARCKPLPAAYMNALDTGLIPVILRLSGSTQNEPVAFELIFHILIK